agagcttatttgacatccttttgtttcttagtttgtttgaaattgtttaatattctgtttcatttgttcccagggggaaaggggaaggcacctagggagtgtttaggcaagaggcccgcgggcatacatatacccgtagcatattcgctgtctaggcacactaggtaagacctgggcggaccaccccttgtattttggttagggcaccaggtggtgctaaattaggtaagtagtgggtaggcaggtaagataggagaggggggggctttgagatttactttctttgctttggttccgtccagccccttttccccatattaccgtgtaaaggaataaagtccttgtaaacggtaccacattctgcctgttgtcattcttacttgcacctacagtccataccttttcgcttcacggagagtctagttgtagcagggtgttgcgttccctcttcatagaggcgtgcgtaacagtagGTTATATAACAGGTTGTATATGGGACTGTCATCACCATCTgtttctcttcctttccatccctctctaaaGGTGACGGTGAGTGGCTTGGAGCCCCTGCTGCAGTTTGCTTACACCTCCAAGCTGCTCTTCAGTAAAGATAATGTCATGGAGATACGACACTGTGCCTCTATTCTGGGTTTCAGGGATCTGGACTCGGCCTGTTTTGACTTCCTCCTGCCCAAGTTCTTCAGCAGCAGTTCGGCCACCTTCCAGAGGAAGACCTGCTGTAAGACACGGTGCAGGAGACAGTCCCCCGGGCTTAGCGACATCGACACGAACAAGGATGTCTTAGATGATGACAAAGGGGTCCGGGTGGTTTCTGATTCGCCCGCTGAACAGGATGTGGGTGGCCAACCAGCAAATGACGAGACGGGACGTGAAAACAAAAATCTCACCCATCCTCCTGAAGCCGATATCCAATCAGACGGCCAGACTGACTACTCCCTACAATGCCCCAAGTACCGAAAGTTCCAGCAGGCTTGTGGGAAGGTGAGGCCGTGTGTGGAGATCTGTGTCCCAGAAACAAACCATGACTCCCcagtggtgagagaggagggctgCCCTCTACCCCTGCACCTTCCCAAGTCCTTGCGACCCTGCTCCAGTGGGGAGGATTTAGGGAAGGTCCTGCGGTGGAGACGTCTTCTGAGAAAACTATTCACttctctcacagacacagactgaccaggcaggacagggagaggtggagCAGAAGACTGGagaagaggatgatgaggagaagagagagatgaatgagggggagagaaagatggatgagagaaggagagaggcagatgaacagaacacagagaagtatgagaggagaggagagacagaagagaggaggagaggagagacaggagagacagaagagaggaggagaggagagacagaagagaggaggagaggagagacagaagagaggaggagaggagagacagaagagaggaggagaggagagacagaagagaggaggagaggagagacagaagagaggaggagaggagagacagaagagaggagcagaggagaaacagaagagaggaggagaggagagacagaagagaggaggagaggagagagagcttctGGAGTTGACTGTCATAGCTCTATCCTTCCTCTCGTGGAGGTGTCTAGTGGTCGGCTTGTCAGCTGTGAAGAGAGCCCAGGGTTGGGTACAGCACCACACCGATGTCCCCTGCAGGCACCCGGGCTGGACAAGCAGAGCCCTGGAGGTGTGGGGGAAGGAGGTTGTGTTCTAGGGGGTAGAGGACACCATGAAGGGATAGATCCAGCTGTCTCCTGCCTgccacagacagaacaggagcagggagagagagcgaggagaaagGTGGGGAGAAGGATAGAACATGGAAGAAGTGAAAgcggagcaggagagaggagagagcgaggatgGGAAGAGAGGAGCAGTGTGGAAAGAGAGGTGGCTGAACACTTGGCCCATGGCCCCTGGTCAgagctcccctcttctcctcccctcctccaggaCTTCCCTGGGACTGAGTCTGGGAACCTCCGGAGCAGCAGCTCCACCTTGAACTGGCTTCA
This is a stretch of genomic DNA from Oncorhynchus tshawytscha isolate Ot180627B unplaced genomic scaffold, Otsh_v2.0 Un_contig_9693_pilon_pilon, whole genome shotgun sequence. It encodes these proteins:
- the LOC121842826 gene encoding transcription regulator protein BACH1-like; this encodes MSVAMSSLESLRSSVFTFESSVHSCHVLRCLDDQRRRDLLCDITVLAEGRSFRAHRSVLASCSDYFTHRVSSHAPQGLVVTLPQEVTVSGLEPLLQFAYTSKLLFSKDNVMEIRHCASILGFRDLDSACFDFLLPKFFSSSSATFQRKTCCKTRCRRQSPGLSDIDTNKDVLDDDKGVRVVSDSPAEQDVGGQPANDETGRENKNLTHPPEADIQSDGQTDYSLQCPKYRKFQQACGKVRPCVEICVPETNHDSPVVREEGCPLPLHLPKSLRPCSSGEDLGKDFPGTESGNLRSSSSTLNWLHQLDISS